In the genome of Vibrio sp. NTOU-M3, one region contains:
- the fliE gene encoding flagellar hook-basal body complex protein FliE, with the protein MRIDGLQGEMQAMMLEAANSKPAATGQKVGADFGAMLNNAINNVNGLQKTSGNLQMRFDRGDENVSLSDVMIARNKSSVAFDATIQVRNKLVESYKELMNMPV; encoded by the coding sequence ATGAGAATTGATGGATTACAAGGCGAAATGCAAGCAATGATGCTTGAAGCTGCAAATTCAAAGCCAGCAGCGACTGGGCAGAAAGTAGGTGCTGACTTTGGAGCGATGCTCAACAATGCCATTAATAACGTCAATGGTTTACAAAAGACGTCTGGCAACCTTCAGATGCGTTTTGATCGCGGCGATGAGAATGTTTCATTGTCGGATGTCATGATTGCACGTAACAAATCTAGCGTGGCATTTGATGCCACCATTCAGGTACGCAACAAGTTAGTTGAATCGTACAAAGAACTGATGAACATGCCAGTGTAA
- a CDS encoding sigma-54-dependent transcriptional regulator, translated as MAQSKVLIVEDDEGLREALVDTLALAGYEWLEADSAEDALVKLKSNTVDIVVSDVQMAGMGGLALLRNIKQHWPNLPVLLMTAYANIEDAVSAMKDGAIDYMAKPFAPEVLLNMVSRYAPVKSDDNGDAVVADQKSIKLLTLADKVAKTDANVMVLGPSGSGKEVMSRYIHNASNRKDGPFVAINCAAIPDNMLEATLFGYEKGAFTGAVQACPGKFEQAQGGTILLDEISEMDLNLQAKLLRVLQEREVERLGSRKSIKLDVRVLATSNRDLKQYVQEGNFREDLYYRLNVFPIAWPALCERKGDIEPLANHLIERHCKKLGMPVPSVSPGAVNKLLAYGWPGNVRELDNVVQRALILSENSHVSSEHILLEGIDWQDASSLQHVVEGQGTIVPDVRPIAEPDLSRNMGGAGLGGELRDQEYAIILDTLSECNGRRKEMAEKLGISPRTLRYKLAKMRDAGIEIPN; from the coding sequence ATGGCTCAAAGCAAAGTACTGATCGTTGAAGATGATGAAGGCTTGCGCGAAGCGCTGGTCGATACTTTAGCTCTAGCGGGCTATGAGTGGCTGGAAGCTGACAGCGCTGAAGATGCGTTGGTTAAACTCAAATCCAATACGGTTGATATCGTGGTATCGGATGTTCAAATGGCGGGTATGGGAGGGTTAGCGTTACTCCGTAATATCAAACAACACTGGCCAAACCTACCGGTTTTATTGATGACGGCTTATGCCAATATTGAAGATGCTGTTTCAGCTATGAAAGACGGTGCGATTGATTACATGGCGAAGCCATTTGCCCCCGAAGTATTGCTGAATATGGTAAGCCGCTATGCTCCAGTTAAATCAGATGATAATGGTGATGCTGTTGTGGCTGACCAGAAAAGTATCAAGCTACTTACGTTGGCTGATAAAGTCGCAAAAACCGATGCAAACGTGATGGTGCTTGGTCCAAGTGGTTCAGGTAAAGAAGTGATGTCGCGTTATATCCATAACGCGTCGAATCGTAAAGATGGCCCTTTTGTAGCGATTAACTGTGCTGCTATTCCCGACAACATGCTTGAAGCGACACTGTTTGGCTACGAGAAAGGCGCCTTTACAGGTGCGGTTCAGGCTTGTCCTGGTAAATTTGAACAAGCACAAGGCGGTACCATTTTGCTTGATGAAATCAGTGAAATGGACTTAAACCTGCAAGCCAAATTGTTGCGCGTATTGCAAGAGCGTGAAGTTGAGCGTCTTGGCAGCCGTAAAAGTATCAAGTTAGACGTTCGGGTGTTAGCAACCAGTAACCGAGATCTGAAGCAATATGTGCAAGAAGGGAATTTCCGAGAAGACCTTTATTATCGCCTCAATGTTTTCCCAATTGCATGGCCAGCGCTTTGTGAGCGTAAGGGAGATATTGAACCATTAGCAAACCACTTGATTGAACGCCACTGTAAAAAACTGGGTATGCCAGTACCAAGTGTGAGTCCAGGCGCGGTCAATAAACTTCTAGCGTACGGTTGGCCAGGTAATGTGCGTGAGCTTGATAATGTGGTTCAGCGTGCCTTGATCCTCAGTGAGAACAGCCATGTGAGTAGTGAGCATATCTTACTTGAAGGCATTGATTGGCAAGACGCTTCAAGCTTGCAACACGTTGTTGAAGGGCAGGGGACGATCGTTCCTGATGTTAGACCTATTGCTGAGCCAGATTTATCTCGAAATATGGGCGGAGCTGGCTTAGGTGGAGAACTGAGAGATCAAGAGTACGCCATTATTCTGGATACATTGAGCGAATGTAATGGCCGGCGTAAAGAAATGGCTGAGAAGCTTGGGATTAGCCCAAGAACGCTGCGCTACAAGCTCGCCAAGATGCGCGATGCAGGCATTGAAATTCCTAACTAA
- a CDS encoding PAS domain-containing sensor histidine kinase has translation MHSVSSQENQTHLGSLEQQVERYQQVLDVMPAGVILLDTQGVVREANPEAHRLLETPLVGEKWFAIIQQAFSPREDDGHEISLINGRKVRLAISASETGQLILITDLTETRLLQARVSDLQRLSSLGRMVASLAHQVRTPLSSAMLYASNLAAPNLPTATKDRFQTKLMDRLHDLEKQVNDMLLFAKGGDNKVVKPFTVEALVSEFSPMVEAAVKNNNIDYHLEVEQEQTTLLGNANAIASALSNLVMNAIQIAGKASQIDVFFRPVNGELKISVQDSGPGVPPELQSKIMEPFFTTRSQGTGLGLAVVQMVCRAHDGRLELISEEGDGACFTICIPLNREQQPTQDLTTGE, from the coding sequence ATGCATTCAGTTTCGTCACAAGAAAATCAAACTCATCTCGGCTCGTTGGAGCAACAAGTCGAACGGTATCAACAGGTACTCGACGTTATGCCTGCTGGCGTGATTTTGCTGGATACGCAAGGTGTAGTGCGCGAAGCAAACCCTGAAGCACATCGTTTACTTGAAACCCCTTTAGTAGGAGAAAAATGGTTTGCGATCATTCAGCAAGCATTCTCTCCGCGTGAGGACGATGGTCATGAAATCTCGCTCATCAATGGCCGCAAAGTTCGGTTGGCTATTTCTGCCTCTGAAACTGGGCAACTTATTCTCATTACGGATTTAACCGAAACCCGTTTATTACAGGCCAGAGTGAGCGATCTACAGCGCCTTTCGTCACTTGGCCGAATGGTAGCGTCACTGGCTCACCAAGTGCGAACACCTTTATCTAGCGCAATGTTGTATGCCTCGAACCTTGCTGCTCCCAACCTTCCTACCGCGACCAAAGACCGCTTTCAAACCAAGCTGATGGATCGATTGCATGATCTAGAAAAACAGGTCAATGACATGTTGCTGTTTGCTAAAGGCGGCGACAATAAAGTGGTTAAACCTTTCACCGTTGAAGCGTTGGTATCGGAGTTTTCTCCAATGGTTGAAGCGGCAGTGAAAAACAACAATATCGACTATCACCTTGAAGTTGAACAAGAACAAACCACCTTACTGGGTAACGCGAATGCGATTGCTTCTGCGCTGAGTAACCTTGTTATGAATGCGATACAAATTGCGGGTAAAGCCTCTCAAATTGACGTGTTTTTCCGCCCGGTGAATGGTGAACTGAAAATCTCAGTTCAAGACAGTGGTCCTGGTGTTCCCCCAGAACTGCAAAGCAAAATTATGGAACCTTTCTTCACCACACGCTCACAAGGAACCGGTCTCGGTCTCGCTGTCGTACAGATGGTGTGTCGCGCACATGATGGAAGGTTAGAACTGATTTCAGAAGAAGGGGATGGTGCGTGTTTTACCATCTGCATCCCGCTTAATCGCGAGCAGCAACCAACCCAAGATTTGACTACTGGAGAATAG